A genomic window from Streptomyces sp. NBC_01429 includes:
- a CDS encoding ABC transporter ATP-binding protein translates to MTTTPIAHRATAVAAHASELSKVYGMGETQVVALDKVTVDFRQGEFTAIMGPSGSGKSTLMHCVAGLDSFSSGSVRIGDTELSTLKDKQLTQLRRDKIGFIFQAFNLLPTLTALENITLPMDIAGRKPDKQWMDQVISMIGLADRLGHRPTQLSGGQQQRVAVARALASRPEIIFGDEPTGNLDSRSGAEVLGFLRNSVRELGQTVVMVTHDAMAASYANRVIFLADGRIVDEMVDPTADRVLDRMKAFDAKGRTS, encoded by the coding sequence GTGACCACCACCCCGATCGCCCACCGCGCCACCGCGGTCGCCGCCCACGCCTCCGAGCTGTCGAAGGTCTACGGAATGGGTGAGACCCAGGTGGTCGCGCTCGACAAGGTGACCGTGGACTTCCGGCAGGGCGAGTTCACCGCGATCATGGGCCCGTCCGGCTCGGGCAAGTCGACCCTCATGCACTGCGTGGCCGGCCTCGACAGCTTCAGCTCGGGGTCCGTGCGGATCGGGGACACGGAGCTGTCCACCCTGAAGGACAAGCAGCTCACGCAGTTGCGCCGGGACAAGATCGGCTTCATCTTCCAGGCGTTCAACCTGCTGCCGACCCTGACGGCGCTGGAGAACATCACGCTCCCGATGGACATCGCGGGCCGCAAGCCGGACAAGCAGTGGATGGACCAGGTGATCAGCATGATCGGCCTGGCCGACCGGCTCGGCCACCGGCCCACCCAGCTCTCCGGCGGCCAGCAGCAGCGGGTGGCGGTGGCGCGCGCCCTGGCCTCCCGGCCCGAGATCATCTTCGGTGACGAGCCGACCGGGAACCTGGACTCGCGCTCCGGCGCCGAGGTGCTGGGCTTCCTGCGTAACTCTGTTCGAGAGCTGGGTCAGACCGTCGTCATGGTGACGCACGACGCCATGGCCGCCTCGTACGCGAATCGTGTGATTTTCCTCGCGGACGGCCGGATCGTCGACGAGATGGTCGACCCGACCGCCGACCGCGTGCTCGACCGGATGAAGGCGTTCGACGCCAAGGGCCGTACCAGCTGA
- a CDS encoding ABC transporter permease → MFRTALRNVLSHKARLLMTVLAVMLGVAFVSGTLIFTDTLGNAFRNQSAKSYKDVAVGARVWDTRGDDSDSDSDADEGTPGVDQKTVDRIGELPGVASVTSRVSGFAGVGDPDGRLIGNGWSNTGGNFAPGKDGKDPAYDFAEGTGPADDGQVALDKDTASRGEYKVGGKVRVATNGPVKEYTLSGIFTTEDGAVNAGGSLVLFSTDVAQKLYLEPGYFSELAVTAEAAASHDEIRAAIVKLLPKGSDVATGEQLASDQAKDIENGLSSLNQMLLGFAGVALFVGVFLISNTFTMLVAQRTKELALLRAVGASRRQVKRSVLIEAGVVGVVASAVGFVIGLGLAIGLRSAMGLLDAKVPAGPLIISSTAVIAAFAVGVVITVLAAWLPARKAAKIPPVAAMGSAHLAATTKSLVVRNSIGGLLALIGSAVIVLGASADEDGGYIIGGGAFLTMIAVIVLIPLLSRPVIALVRPLLSSVFGVSGKLASLNAVRNPRRTGATASALAIGLTLVTTLTVVAITVGTAIDKSTSDNIRADYQVSMAGFGNIDPSAVDALREAPGVSALSPRQMTSFETKSGYENASALSSADLEKVFSLKTVSGSLSSLAKDANAIAISEEVAKSKGWKPGDTVPAKFGDGKTEDLKVGAVIQQVDFLGSVITSTELSDRHEAKPYITEIWVKTAGGESRANEQALVDALGKNPAISVKDMEGIKNEFSGMINTMLNILYGLLGMALIIAVLGVVNTLAMSVFERQQEIGMLRAIGLDRTKVKRMIRLEAVVISVFGALIGVGLGTFLGWAIGQTIKDSIPNYALVIPWDRIALFMLLAAVVGMLAALWPARSAAKLNMLTAIKTE, encoded by the coding sequence ATGTTCCGTACCGCCCTGCGCAATGTGCTCTCGCACAAGGCCAGGCTGCTGATGACCGTGCTCGCCGTCATGCTCGGCGTCGCCTTCGTCTCCGGCACCCTGATCTTCACCGACACCCTGGGCAATGCCTTCCGCAACCAAAGCGCCAAAAGCTACAAGGACGTCGCCGTCGGCGCCCGCGTCTGGGACACCCGCGGCGACGACAGCGACTCGGACTCGGATGCGGACGAGGGGACTCCCGGCGTCGACCAGAAGACCGTCGACCGGATCGGGGAGCTGCCCGGCGTCGCCTCCGTCACCAGCCGGGTCAGCGGCTTCGCCGGGGTCGGCGACCCCGACGGCAGGCTGATTGGCAACGGCTGGTCCAACACCGGCGGCAACTTCGCGCCCGGCAAGGACGGCAAGGACCCGGCCTACGACTTCGCCGAGGGCACGGGCCCGGCCGACGACGGCCAGGTCGCCCTCGACAAGGACACCGCCTCCAGGGGCGAGTACAAGGTCGGCGGCAAGGTACGCGTGGCCACCAACGGGCCGGTGAAGGAGTACACCCTCAGCGGGATCTTCACCACCGAGGACGGCGCGGTCAACGCGGGCGGCAGCCTGGTGCTGTTCAGCACGGACGTCGCCCAGAAGCTCTACCTGGAGCCCGGCTACTTCAGCGAGCTCGCCGTCACCGCGGAGGCCGCGGCCTCGCACGACGAGATCCGCGCCGCGATCGTGAAGCTCCTCCCCAAGGGCTCCGACGTGGCGACGGGCGAGCAGCTCGCGAGCGACCAGGCCAAGGACATCGAGAACGGCCTGTCCAGCCTCAACCAGATGCTGCTGGGCTTCGCGGGCGTCGCGCTGTTCGTCGGGGTCTTCCTGATCTCCAACACCTTCACCATGCTGGTCGCCCAGCGCACCAAGGAGCTGGCGCTGCTGCGTGCCGTCGGCGCCTCGCGCCGCCAGGTCAAGCGCTCGGTGCTGATCGAGGCCGGGGTGGTCGGGGTGGTCGCCTCCGCGGTCGGCTTCGTCATCGGGCTCGGTCTCGCGATCGGACTGCGCTCCGCGATGGGGCTGCTGGACGCCAAGGTTCCCGCGGGCCCGCTGATCATCTCGTCCACCGCGGTCATCGCCGCCTTCGCCGTCGGTGTGGTGATCACCGTCCTGGCCGCCTGGCTGCCCGCCCGCAAGGCCGCGAAGATCCCGCCGGTGGCGGCGATGGGCAGCGCGCACCTGGCCGCCACCACCAAGTCGCTGGTCGTCCGCAACTCCATCGGCGGCCTGCTGGCGCTGATCGGCTCGGCCGTCATCGTGCTCGGCGCGTCGGCCGACGAGGACGGCGGGTACATCATCGGCGGCGGCGCGTTCCTGACGATGATCGCCGTCATCGTGCTGATCCCGCTGCTGTCGCGCCCCGTCATCGCACTCGTCCGGCCGCTGCTCAGCTCGGTCTTCGGGGTCTCCGGCAAGCTGGCCAGTCTGAACGCCGTCCGTAACCCCCGGCGCACCGGTGCCACCGCCTCCGCGCTGGCCATCGGACTCACGCTGGTCACCACGCTCACGGTCGTCGCCATCACGGTCGGCACGGCCATCGACAAGTCGACGTCGGACAACATCAGGGCCGACTACCAGGTGTCGATGGCGGGCTTCGGCAACATCGACCCGTCGGCGGTCGACGCGCTGCGCGAGGCGCCCGGCGTGTCCGCGCTCTCGCCGCGGCAGATGACCTCGTTCGAGACCAAGAGCGGGTACGAGAACGCCAGCGCGCTCTCCTCCGCCGACCTGGAGAAGGTCTTCAGCCTCAAGACCGTCTCGGGCTCCCTCTCCTCGCTGGCGAAGGACGCGAACGCCATCGCGATCAGCGAGGAGGTCGCCAAGTCGAAGGGCTGGAAGCCCGGCGACACCGTCCCCGCGAAGTTCGGTGACGGCAAGACGGAGGATCTGAAGGTCGGCGCCGTCATCCAGCAGGTCGACTTCCTGGGCAGCGTGATCACCTCCACCGAGCTGTCCGACCGGCACGAGGCCAAGCCGTACATCACCGAGATCTGGGTGAAGACGGCCGGCGGCGAGAGCCGGGCGAACGAACAGGCTCTCGTGGACGCGCTCGGCAAGAACCCGGCGATCAGCGTCAAGGACATGGAAGGCATCAAGAACGAGTTCAGCGGCATGATCAACACGATGCTGAACATCCTGTACGGCCTGCTGGGGATGGCCCTGATCATCGCGGTCCTGGGTGTCGTCAACACGCTGGCGATGTCCGTCTTCGAACGGCAGCAGGAGATCGGCATGCTGCGCGCGATCGGCCTCGACCGCACCAAGGTCAAGCGGATGATCCGGCTGGAGGCCGTGGTGATCTCGGTCTTCGGCGCGCTGATCGGAGTGGGGCTCGGCACCTTCCTGGGCTGGGCGATCGGCCAGACCATCAAGGACAGCATCCCGAACTACGCGCTGGTCATCCCGTGGGACCGGATCGCGCTCTTCATGCTGCTGGCCGCGGTGGTGGGCATGCTGGCCGCGCTCTGGCCGGCCCGCAGCGCCGCGAAGCTGAACATGCTGACGGCGATCAAGACCGAATAG